AAATCGCCCTGAATTATCAGATTTAGCTGTCAACCAATCAGTTAATCTGCTAAGGCAATATGAGGATACAGGATATCTGATGATGCAATCTATTACATCGAGTTGCCTAGTTCCTGGATTACTAGATGGACATGCCGGCATTGGCCTTGCCTTATTAAGTGTTCTTCACCCAAAATCAACATCCAATTATTTATGCCTGCGATGAACCCTTTTTCAAACATCGATCGTGTAGAAACAATCTCGCCAAAAAACTTTTTTGATGATTATATTCTTCCCGCAAGGCCTTTAATCATCGAAGATAGTTTATGCGGTAGAGCTCTGCATTCGTTCGCCCACAAAGCGAGGCTTCCAAAACGCTACCTCCATAGCTTGATACCACTTTCTTATGGGTTTGGAAATTTTTTAGATCAGCAAAATAGAGCCTTAACGGAAGAAGAAAGTGCGGCAGTAAAGTCGCCTCCTTGCGTCACCTTGTCTGATTATTTAAATGAATATCAAACCGAAAAATTTTCGGGACTCTATTGCAATGAGGTGGCTTTGCCGAAAGCGATTCTCTCTGACTACTCGAGACCAAAACTGACGGAACTTGGCTTGCTTGATGATGTTGATTATCGATTCTTTGTTGGAGGAGAAAAAAACTATGCACATCTACATTTCGACGGCGACCTAAGACATGTTCTTTTTCATCAATTGCTAGGGGAGAAGACAATTGTTTTAATCCCCATATCTTCTACTGATAAACTTTTACCAGTAGCGCATTGGTCAGGGCACTGTCTTCAAAATTTTTCGAATCAAGAGCTGAATGATTTTGTTCACTATGTAGGTGGAAGCTGTATCAAACTTTCTGCAGGTGAGACACTTTATTTCCCGGCTGGAATTTGGCATTTTGTTCGCTACGAGTCGTTATCCATCTCCATCGCATGCCGATTTGGACGAACCCAAAAAATTAAGTTTCTTGGTAACAACGTCCACAAAAATGACGAGTTTCTGAAAATATTCTCACAGTTATCCGCAAGTCAATATTCGAACTCAAATGAGTTTTTCGAGGTGGTAACTGACAACTTAATTAAATCGTATTCACTATTTTCGGCGAGCTCGTCGGAAAAGGTGAGTCAGATGAATCAAGCTTACAGATCAATCGCTGCACAATACGGCAGAAGCAAAAGTGAATTATTCTTGCCCTTTTCCAGCGAATTTTCTTTGGCAATACAATCTTTATACGAGAGCAAATACGCCCAACACGTCGATCAAATGCTTCGAGAAAAGATGGGATGGATTAGTGCTTCGTAAAAGGCTTTTAGAGAAGCATGAAATATGGATATCCAACGTAAATGCACTTTTGATGCAAACCTCAAATCTAGAATTAAAATCTTGAAAAAACGCGAAATTCAAGACTTTTTCACTGAGTGAGCTATCGCTGAAGCAAAACGCTTTAATTACGCAGTCGCCAATCATGAGTTTTGACTTTTGCCCATGGAAACGGAGACATCCCACCTCCAACAGATTTCTAGGTCGTGTAATCGGCGTTGATTCGCACGTATTGATCCGATAGATCACAGCCCCAGCCGGATCCAGAGCCTGGCCCCGTGCCGACATTCAGACGAATGACGACGACGTCATCGTCCAAATAACGCCCACAAGCCCGCTCGCTGAGATAGATGGAGGCCGCCGAGCGATCGAAAGCGAGGGGCTGACCATCGGCCATCAGCTGGTGGTCACCGATCCAGAGGGCAACAGCGTCAGGGTCAAACAACACACCGGAACGCCCCGCCGCCGCAACAATCCGACCCCAGTTGGGGTCTCTGCCATGCACGGCGGTCTTGACCAGCGAGGACCCGCAGACCGTGCGAGCCATGTGCACAGCGTCCTGGTCGCATGAAGCTCCCTGCACCTGCACCTCGATCAGACAGGTGGCTCCCTCCCCATCGCGGGCGATAGCACGCGCCAGATGTTGCGCCACCCGGGTCAAACCCTCCTCTAACGCTGCATAAGCCGTGTCTGGAAGCGCTTCACCAGCGGCAAAGGCCAACACCGTGTCATTGGTGCTGGTGTCGCCATCGACCGTGATGGCATTAAACGATCGCCGTACAGCTCGCTGCACCATTCCCTGCCACACATCAGCGGGGACCCCGGCATCACAGGTGAGGTAGCCCAGCATGGTGGCCATGTCGGGATGGATCATCC
This region of Synechococcus sp. NOUM97013 genomic DNA includes:
- a CDS encoding cupin-like domain-containing protein; translated protein: MPAMNPFSNIDRVETISPKNFFDDYILPARPLIIEDSLCGRALHSFAHKARLPKRYLHSLIPLSYGFGNFLDQQNRALTEEESAAVKSPPCVTLSDYLNEYQTEKFSGLYCNEVALPKAILSDYSRPKLTELGLLDDVDYRFFVGGEKNYAHLHFDGDLRHVLFHQLLGEKTIVLIPISSTDKLLPVAHWSGHCLQNFSNQELNDFVHYVGGSCIKLSAGETLYFPAGIWHFVRYESLSISIACRFGRTQKIKFLGNNVHKNDEFLKIFSQLSASQYSNSNEFFEVVTDNLIKSYSLFSASSSEKVSQMNQAYRSIAAQYGRSKSELFLPFSSEFSLAIQSLYESKYAQHVDQMLREKMGWISAS
- the argJ gene encoding bifunctional glutamate N-acetyltransferase/amino-acid acetyltransferase ArgJ, with product MVVEGGVTAPTGFLGAGITAGLKASGKPDLALVLAPEGAVCAGTFTTSVVRAACVDLCAERLLATGGQARAVLINSGQANACTGDRGLIDSQRATQALADRLGVDADQVLICSTGVIGVPIPMEVLLGGLDPLVDALDPEGGAAAAGAILTTDLVEKQIALEATLAGRRVRLGGMAKGSGMIHPDMATMLGYLTCDAGVPADVWQGMVQRAVRRSFNAITVDGDTSTNDTVLAFAAGEALPDTAYAALEEGLTRVAQHLARAIARDGEGATCLIEVQVQGASCDQDAVHMARTVCGSSLVKTAVHGRDPNWGRIVAAAGRSGVLFDPDAVALWIGDHQLMADGQPLAFDRSAASIYLSERACGRYLDDDVVVIRLNVGTGPGSGSGWGCDLSDQYVRINADYTT